GGCGAACACCATATCGACCCATTTAGGATCGTACAAATCTATTTTTGCCATTTGTTTCTATATTTTAATTGTTTCGTTACTTCATCAATTAGAGTTTCACTCCTCTGAGCTTCAACAAATGAAGATCATCAGGATTAAGCTTATCGATGACGTAAGTACCAATACTTAGAATCTGCATTTCGTCGAGTGCATCGACCATATTCTTATAAGAGGCATTATCTGAAGGCTTGATGATAACGGTCAAGGTAGGAATTTTCCCATCCTTGAGTTCACCAGCCTTGAGCTTACTAAGTTTCTTTTGATATATGCTATCTGGATACATCTTAGGATCCTTAGCCTTCTCAGCATTCAACTCCTTCACTGCAAGTTCTATACGGGTTACAGGTTTGGTACCATTTGCAGTAGCATGATTTCTCAATGCTTTGCGAATTCCATCATTACCCCATGTTGTTTCTTTAATCCATGTAGGATTATTATATTGGGGCTCACCTTCACCATAATAGATCTTATTATCGGCAGTCACATAAATTGTAATTGCTTCAGAAGCTTTGGCTTCGCTCTTCTGATCGTTTGTAACGTTGTCATTACTTGGCATCGTCAACTCCATGGTCTGCGGCTTACTAAGTGATGTACACAACATGAAGAACGTGATCAGCAACATGAGCATGTCCACCATAGGCGTAAAGTCTACGCGAACCGTCATCTTCTTTTGTTTGCTTTCTTTCTTTGCCATTGATTAGTCCCCCTGTTTTTTAAGCTGTGTAATCATATAGTAATGGCTCTCATCCATATCCTGGAGTTCACTCATTACCTTTTTGACAGTCTTATAAGGTGTCGAAGCATCAGCCTTGAGTGCAATCTTGATATTGTCATTGACAGTACGTGCTGCATCAACCCACTGCTGAAACTCGCTCATACCACCCTTAATGCTATCCATAGGAATACCCTTCGTAGGAAGAGTTTTATGACGCATTACCGTAGAAGAAGCCAGATAACCGCTAAGTTCATTCATTGGAACACCGAATGTAGACTCTGTCTTGAAAACCTTGCTCTGTGCAGCACTCAATTTTACGCCA
The nucleotide sequence above comes from Segatella oris. Encoded proteins:
- a CDS encoding ExbD/TolR family protein, with amino-acid sequence MAKKESKQKKMTVRVDFTPMVDMLMLLITFFMLCTSLSKPQTMELTMPSNDNVTNDQKSEAKASEAITIYVTADNKIYYGEGEPQYNNPTWIKETTWGNDGIRKALRNHATANGTKPVTRIELAVKELNAEKAKDPKMYPDSIYQKKLSKLKAGELKDGKIPTLTVIIKPSDNASYKNMVDALDEMQILSIGTYVIDKLNPDDLHLLKLRGVKL
- a CDS encoding ExbD/TolR family protein codes for the protein MGKVKIKKSDVWIDMTPMSDVMTLLLTFFMLTSTFVKNEPVKVNTPGSVSEIKVPENGVLTILVNPEKDAAGRPTGEGQVFLSLDNTDQLGQVLDNMANKFGVKLSAAQSKVFKTESTFGVPMNELSGYLASSTVMRHKTLPTKGIPMDSIKGGMSEFQQWVDAARTVNDNIKIALKADASTPYKTVKKVMSELQDMDESHYYMITQLKKQGD